The Desulfoscipio gibsoniae DSM 7213 genome contains a region encoding:
- a CDS encoding IS3 family transposase (programmed frameshift) yields the protein MQKKQWSPEQKLQIVLEALKEERHIGEIASEYGVHVSVIHRWKKELLEGADKVFATSKSAKAAAQEKRKQEETIENLYAQVGRLTTQLDWLKKNLAVSYPVNERKAMVDWDISNSHLTIKAQAGLLSLNRTGLYWTAKKVSKHEVEIKHLIDKIHTQHPFKGSRRIVDDINNMDGVDYKVNRKRIQRYMREMGIRVIYPGPNLSKRNRAQYVYPYLLRNVKPAHPNHVWGIDITYCAMQGRWMYLVAIIDWYSRMIVGYELSDTMNKEFVIKAVKKAIETHGAPIILNSDQGSQFTSPVYINTLKEHGIKISMDGKGRALDNAIAERFWRTIKWEDIYLKNYETPRALRQGITAFMRYYNFERPHTSIGKKTPADVYYATTNLPQQSA from the exons ATGCAAAAAAAACAGTGGTCACCAGAGCAAAAATTGCAGATCGTTTTAGAAGCCCTAAAAGAAGAACGCCACATAGGCGAAATTGCCTCGGAATACGGGGTACATGTCAGTGTGATACACCGCTGGAAGAAGGAGCTCTTAGAAGGCGCTGACAAGGTATTCGCCACCTCTAAGAGTGCTAAGGCAGCTGCCCAAGAAAAGCGCAAACAAGAAGAAACCATCGAAAACTTATACGCGCAAGTCGGCCGTCTAACAACACAGTTGGATTGG TTAAAAAAAAATCTGGCGGTATCTTACCCCGTGAATGAACGAAAAGCTATGGTGGATTGGGATATCTCAAATTCACACTTAACCATAAAAGCTCAGGCCGGGCTATTATCTTTGAATCGAACTGGTCTATACTGGACTGCCAAAAAGGTGTCTAAACACGAAGTGGAAATTAAGCACCTAATAGATAAGATCCACACGCAGCACCCATTTAAAGGCTCCAGGCGGATTGTTGACGACATTAATAACATGGATGGCGTAGATTATAAGGTCAACCGCAAACGCATTCAACGATATATGCGGGAAATGGGAATACGGGTGATTTACCCCGGCCCCAACCTCAGCAAACGTAATAGGGCCCAGTATGTATACCCATACCTGCTTCGCAATGTCAAACCGGCCCACCCTAACCATGTCTGGGGAATCGACATTACGTATTGTGCCATGCAAGGCCGTTGGATGTACCTGGTGGCCATCATTGACTGGTATTCCAGAATGATTGTTGGATACGAGCTTTCCGATACGATGAATAAGGAATTTGTGATTAAGGCTGTAAAAAAAGCCATCGAAACGCACGGAGCCCCTATCATATTGAATAGTGATCAGGGCAGTCAATTTACCAGCCCTGTTTATATAAATACGCTGAAAGAACATGGCATTAAGATTAGCATGGACGGTAAAGGTAGGGCCCTGGATAACGCCATTGCAGAGCGCTTTTGGAGAACCATCAAATGGGAAGATATTTATTTAAAGAACTACGAAACCCCTCGTGCTCTCCGCCAAGGAATTACTGCTTTCATGCGTTATTACAATTTCGAGCGCCCGCACACATCTATTGGCAAGAAGACTCCAGCGGATGTTTATTATGCTACTACTAACTTACCACAGCAATCTGCATAA
- a CDS encoding site-specific integrase, whose amino-acid sequence MQSTDFAEHLTQFLTVYLPAQKNASKNTIASYRDTFKLLLQYCQEQQDIPAEKLTMRMLTHDLVADFLGWLETNRNCSISTRNQRLTAIHSFFRYAQYEEPMGLANFQKVLSIPVKKAPKSDVPHLNTDAMQLLLSQPDKSTPKGRRDLTLLSVLYDSGCRVQELVDLKVRDVILTDPSVLVLTGKGNKTRRVPLMKNTATLLDSYIHENKLEKPWKSDYLLFTNKQHNKLTKEGVSYIISKYVTSARQVSSIVPERVTPHMFRHSKSVHLLQAGVNLIYIRDFLGHVDIKTTEVYAKCDTELKRRAIENAYPELVDSDLPDWSQNTSLLNWLSSLK is encoded by the coding sequence ATGCAATCCACTGACTTTGCGGAACATCTCACACAGTTTCTTACGGTATATTTGCCGGCGCAGAAGAATGCAAGCAAGAACACGATCGCGTCGTACAGGGACACTTTTAAGCTGTTACTCCAATACTGTCAGGAGCAGCAAGACATACCCGCTGAAAAACTGACCATGCGTATGCTTACCCATGATTTGGTTGCAGATTTTCTCGGATGGCTTGAAACCAATCGTAATTGCAGCATTTCAACAAGAAACCAGAGGCTGACGGCAATACATTCATTCTTTCGATATGCCCAATATGAAGAACCGATGGGATTGGCTAACTTCCAAAAGGTGCTATCCATTCCGGTTAAAAAAGCGCCTAAATCGGATGTTCCGCATCTGAACACAGATGCCATGCAGTTGTTGCTGTCCCAACCGGATAAATCTACACCCAAAGGGCGCCGCGACCTTACGTTGCTGTCGGTTCTCTATGATTCTGGATGCCGGGTACAGGAACTGGTTGATCTTAAGGTGCGGGATGTCATATTAACGGATCCGTCAGTCTTAGTTTTAACCGGGAAAGGCAACAAAACACGCCGTGTACCTTTGATGAAAAATACTGCCACGCTTCTTGATAGTTACATTCATGAAAACAAGCTCGAAAAGCCGTGGAAGAGCGACTATCTGCTGTTCACCAACAAACAACACAACAAGCTCACAAAAGAAGGTGTCTCCTATATCATTTCCAAGTATGTGACGTCTGCCAGACAGGTTTCGAGTATTGTACCTGAACGGGTGACCCCACATATGTTCCGCCACAGCAAAAGTGTTCATTTGCTTCAGGCTGGCGTCAATCTTATTTATATCCGGGACTTTCTTGGACATGTAGATATAAAGACAACCGAAGTATATGCAAAATGCGATACCGAACTCAAGCGGCGGGCAATTGAGAATGCATACCCTGAATTGGTTGACAGCGATCTTCCCGATTGGTCTCAAAATACCAGCCTTCTTAACTGGTTGTCTAGCTTGAAGTGA
- a CDS encoding site-specific integrase has product MQRTLKELLQDLEHELLRLGYVEGTMSFYRRRWLKLLKFAEERGATYFSEQLGLDFLETQFHILRKDLDNTLSQRDVQDIRVVRMIGDFQLHHVVLRRYYKHHELLTDPYYVDISTDFRYHCERKEYSSVTIDHYVKQSARFMDYLLAQGIYNCSKITLPLVNGYIRTLVGYTYKTVEQNICSIRAFLRYLNDKGILNEDLASKTPMVQARKQTRIPSVWTKEELKALIGAIDRGSPKGKRDYAIILLACILGLRVTDIKQLTFSNFNWEEKKLTFTQSKTHETVTLPIPKEVGWAVIDYLQYGRPKVDSPVIFVRHMAPFLPFSEGDHLSQLIKSYMQIAHLPTLKKRRGMHSLRHTAASRMLEHDTPLEVISDILGHSNTDSTAVYLKVDISKLRECALDMPEVTPHA; this is encoded by the coding sequence GTGCAAAGAACACTTAAAGAATTATTGCAGGACTTGGAGCATGAACTGTTGCGCCTGGGCTATGTTGAAGGCACCATGAGCTTTTACCGAAGGCGTTGGCTCAAGTTGCTGAAATTCGCAGAAGAACGAGGCGCAACCTACTTTTCGGAGCAGTTGGGGCTAGATTTTCTTGAAACTCAGTTTCACATATTGCGAAAAGACCTGGACAATACCCTTTCTCAGCGAGATGTTCAGGATATCCGTGTCGTAAGGATGATCGGAGATTTCCAGCTTCATCATGTTGTGCTGAGGCGGTACTACAAACACCATGAACTGCTTACAGATCCGTATTATGTTGATATCAGCACGGATTTCAGGTATCATTGCGAGCGCAAGGAATACTCGTCTGTTACGATCGACCACTATGTGAAGCAGTCGGCGCGATTTATGGATTATCTTCTTGCACAAGGCATATATAATTGCAGCAAAATCACTCTACCGCTTGTGAACGGATACATTAGAACGCTGGTCGGATACACCTACAAAACCGTGGAGCAGAACATTTGCTCAATCAGGGCATTTCTGAGATACCTGAACGATAAGGGTATCCTGAATGAAGATCTGGCATCAAAAACGCCGATGGTACAGGCAAGAAAGCAGACCAGAATTCCGTCTGTTTGGACAAAGGAAGAGCTTAAAGCACTGATTGGAGCCATCGACCGCGGAAGCCCCAAGGGAAAACGCGATTACGCCATCATTTTATTGGCTTGCATTTTAGGACTGCGTGTTACCGACATAAAACAGTTGACTTTTTCCAATTTTAACTGGGAGGAAAAGAAGCTGACCTTCACACAGTCAAAGACTCATGAAACAGTTACCCTCCCGATACCGAAGGAAGTAGGCTGGGCAGTCATAGATTATTTGCAGTATGGGCGGCCCAAAGTAGATTCCCCCGTTATCTTTGTTCGTCATATGGCGCCGTTTCTTCCTTTTTCAGAAGGGGACCATTTATCCCAGTTGATTAAATCGTATATGCAGATTGCACATTTGCCAACGCTGAAAAAGCGCCGCGGAATGCACTCTCTTCGCCATACGGCAGCGTCCAGAATGCTTGAGCACGATACTCCTCTTGAGGTGATTTCAGATATCCTCGGCCATTCCAATACAGACTCCACCGCAGTCTATTTAAAGGTAGACATAAGCAAGCTGAGGGAATGCGCCCTGGACATGCCGGAGGTGACTCCTCATGCATGA
- a CDS encoding tyrosine-type recombinase/integrase — MHDLSFKGPFAEYITDHISLKRAIGYKFEADAKNLMRFSIFTAEKYPDATALTREIVLDWCTKKLYEAQATQCARASTLRQLAIYMDNIGINAYILPKGYYPAEEKYIPYIFTENELLRFFSATDQCHYVSECPYRHLVMPVFFRMIYSCGLRPQEARLLKTEDVNLNDGILSIQHSKKDNSRLVPMSAALTARCRDYAIGIGDSKWFFPGLNGKPMTAGNAYHNFRRFLWKAGISHGGRGKGPRIYDFRHVYACHCLKKWVADGKDLSVYLPILKTYMGHDSFKDTAYYLRLTADVFPDITIKLEGYYPDIIPSLGGAVDAIH; from the coding sequence ATGCATGACCTTTCTTTCAAAGGACCTTTTGCCGAATATATCACAGACCATATTTCACTCAAACGGGCCATAGGCTATAAATTCGAGGCGGATGCGAAAAACTTGATGCGGTTTTCCATATTCACAGCTGAAAAATATCCCGATGCAACCGCCCTTACCCGAGAAATCGTTCTCGATTGGTGCACAAAGAAACTTTACGAAGCGCAAGCTACTCAATGTGCAAGAGCATCCACGCTCCGGCAACTTGCGATTTACATGGACAACATTGGAATTAACGCATATATCCTGCCGAAAGGCTATTACCCAGCTGAGGAGAAGTATATTCCGTACATCTTCACTGAGAATGAGCTCCTGCGCTTTTTTAGTGCCACAGATCAATGCCATTATGTCAGTGAATGCCCTTACAGGCATTTGGTCATGCCGGTGTTCTTCAGGATGATTTATTCCTGTGGACTCCGACCGCAAGAGGCAAGGCTGCTGAAAACGGAAGACGTTAACCTTAACGATGGAATACTGTCCATCCAACATTCAAAAAAAGATAACAGCAGACTTGTACCGATGTCAGCCGCACTTACAGCTCGTTGTCGCGACTATGCTATCGGTATAGGTGACAGCAAATGGTTTTTCCCAGGTCTTAACGGCAAACCAATGACAGCAGGAAACGCATACCATAATTTCAGACGGTTTCTGTGGAAAGCCGGCATTTCTCATGGAGGGCGCGGAAAAGGCCCAAGAATATATGATTTTCGCCATGTTTACGCTTGCCATTGCCTGAAAAAGTGGGTTGCCGACGGGAAAGATCTCTCGGTGTATCTTCCAATTTTGAAAACATATATGGGACACGATTCCTTTAAGGACACGGCATATTATCTGAGACTCACCGCCGATGTTTTTCCGGACATCACTATCAAACTTGAAGGATACTATCCGGATATCATCCCCTCTCTGGGAGGTGCGGTTGATGCAATCCACTGA